The nucleotide window GGCGGCTTTTATGGCAGAGAGAACGCCCCAGAGAGGGGCGCAAGGGGCATGTTACTTCTGGATCAAATAACGAATGGTAGGCCCATCCTGTTGAATATCCAGCACGGTGTAGCCGTGGTTTTGGGCATCCAGCGGAATATTGTTAATGGATTGCGGGCAATCGCTCACCACTTCCAGAATCTCACCTTTCCTGAGCTGTGGCAGCGCTTCAAGTGTGGCGACTGCCGGGTAAGGGCACGGTTCACCGATCATATCGAGGCGATAGTCAGGCACGATCTCTTTCATGCTGCATTCTCCCGGGGTTCAATGGTTGTGTCGGTACGACGACGGAAGAAGCGTTTTTCTTGCGCGACGACCAGTAAAAATGCGATCAGCAGCAGGGCGTATGTCACCACCAGTCCGCCGAGCGGGCCAAAGGTCTTCAGCAGGTTGACCTTGTCCCAGTTTGTCGCCAGCACGGGTGACATGTCATCCCAGTAGTATGCCAGG belongs to Enterobacter cloacae and includes:
- a CDS encoding SirA-like protein; translation: MKEIVPDYRLDMIGEPCPYPAVATLEALPQLRKGEILEVVSDCPQSINNIPLDAQNHGYTVLDIQQDGPTIRYLIQK